Genomic DNA from Peribacillus simplex NBRC 15720 = DSM 1321:
TCATATTCAAGTGTTTTGTCAGTGTGTGTGTGTTTATCCGAATCTACTCGTATGAGCATACTGAATGGCTGCTGATCACCCGGACTGAAAATTGCTTCATCATTCTCTGGATTCCATAGGCTGTAAATACTCATGATCAGTATCCTCCTCCTTTGGATGAGAAGACTAGTAATTCCCTTCTTGATTATCATCTAACTCTTCAATTGACTCTAACGCTGATCACCGGGACTAAACACCGCTGCGTCATTCTCTTTGTTCCATTGGCTTCTGATTGTACTCATCATGCACATCATCTCCTTTGGTGAGAATGTCTTACAGTATTTGTATACCCGGATGGGACAGGTTAAAACATTTATTTTTAAAAAAGGCAGTATCATAACCAAAAACCCATTATTTATCTGCAGATGTGTATCGACGTAATAAATAAAAACTTGATTAGTTTTCTCACGCTGTTCAACGCCTGCATAAGCCTTCTTATTTTTTGAAAAAGTGATATATTCGCTTATTGAAAGAAGGTGATAGATCACTAACGTAAATAAAAGACGGATGATAAACAGATAAGTATTCCGTTAAATACCTAATGTGCCGTACATATTCTCTTAATGTTCGCTTTCGGACACCTTCAGCAACTTTTGCACGGAGAAAAATATCTAAGGCTTCTTGCAGTGTGTATTCAATCGTGAAACTTTCCGTAGTCTTACTGGCAATTTCCGTTCCTTTAACGATGTTCCACGCTGTTTAATAACGTGTTTTTTCATAAAAAAAAAGCACCTCCAGACATAGAAAAGTAATAGTGAAATGGAATATCACTGTTTCCTACATACAGATGTGCTTTTATCCTACATATAATTTATGGCTTTAACGGTCATACCAACAGAAAAAACCCTGCTATAACACGGAAGAACCGCATTATAACAGGGTTTATAAACTTTAGCGTCCCAGATAGGAATCGAACCTACGACCTACAGCTTAGGAGGCTGTCGCTCTATCCTGCTGAGCTACTGGGACATATATAAAAGTCGACGACTTATTTATTATATTTCTTATAGGCAAACTTTTCAAGCTAATAGCTTATACTTATGAAAAAAAAATCCTCATAAATGCTTAGCGGGTCACTAAGCTCTCATATTTCCCTTTTTTTCATTAAATGGAATACTTTATTATTCATTTGTTTTCTGGTACTATTATACTAGAAAAAAACAGGAGAATGATAGTGGGAAAATATAAAGTTTTATGGATGGTGGCATTGCTGGGGATTTTGATTCTACCTGGATGTTCACAAGGGATTTTAGAGGGTATAGGCACAAAGACGGCTGCGCCGATTGCAGAAGATGACATTGAAGTGGTCGAAGCAGCTGAAAATATGACCGGGCAGGATTTGGAGGAGCAAATCGATACGGAGGACTGGATAACGGCCGAGTCCGCGGTCGAGCTTCCAATATTGATGTATCACAGCATTTCAGAAGGTAATGGCCTTCGGGTTCCAAGAGAGGAATTTCAATTACAAATGGCTTGGCTTCGGGAGAATGGTTACTATACATTATCCCCTGAAGAAGCATTCCTCGTTTTAACCGAGAATTGGCTGCCAAGTGAGAAGTGCGTCTGGCTTACTTTTGATGATGGCTATACAGATAACTACACGGAGGCTTTCCCGATATTAAAAGAAAATGATATGAAAGCAACTGTTTTCATGATCGGGAAGTCCATTGATAAAGGTCATCACCTGACTGAAAATCAAATGGTGGAGATGAGCAGGAATGGGATTTCAATCGAAAGTCATACTATCAACCATTTGGAGCTGAACCGCATGACGGCAAAGCAGCAAGAAGCGGAAATGGTTCAGTCGAAGGAGCTATTCGACCGTATCCTCGACCAGGACACGACAGTGCTTTCCTATCCGGTTGGCCGGTATAACGAAGAGAGTCTCAGGCTGTCAGAAGAAGCTGGATACAAGATGGCAGTCACTACTGAACCTGGGGGGGCTTTAAGGGACCAAGGGATGCATGCCCTGCATCGAGTTCGGATTTCACCTGGGTTATCAGTCGAGGGGTTTGCTTCACTGATTGAAAATGCTTCAAATCATTGAAGGTGGACGGCTCATTTCGTACTTGTTCAGAAAAATCATATAATAATCGATTCTTACATGGTGTATAATGAAGGCAGTGAAAATTATATACATATGAACGATTTGGTGTCTTAATGACTTAAAAGGGAAGTTGGTGAAATGCCAGCGCGGTCCCGCCACTGTATATGGGAGCTGACGGCTGTGTACCACTGTATGAGATATGGGAAGGTGCCGTTGACGATGACCATGAGCCAGGAGACCTGCCAGAATTCGTACACCTGTAACCTACGCGGATGGGAAGGTGTGTGGCAGACCCAAGAGTCCGTAATGATATTGTTGCCATGCAAGCATCTTCCGTTTAACGGGAGGTGCTTTTTGTTTTGGGGGCATCTTCCGGGATTGCGTTTTCTTTATTAGGTGGGAAGAAATTAAATGAAAAGATTGTGGGGAATGAAAATGAAGAAAATTTTTGGTCTGATACTGTTGATGTTGCTTACTGCAGGCATGATGGTTGGCTGCAGTGACGCTACTGATGAAGGAAAAGAAAAACAGCAAACGAATCATGCTCAACACAAGGCTTTCCCGATTACGATTAAAGATGCAACAGGGGAAAAAATAACGATAGAACAAAAGCCGAAGAAAATCGTTTCGTTGATACCAAGTAATACGGAAGTGGTCTTTGCACTTGGTTTGGGTAAAAAGGTCATTGGTGTTTCCGACAATGATAATTACCCGGAAGAAACGAAAGAAATTGAAAAAGTTGGCGGAATGGAAATGAACACGGAGCTGATTGTCTCCATGAAACCTGACCTTGTTCTTGCGCATGCATCAAGTGCCCATAATTCAAATGAGGGTTTACAGCAGCTTAAGGATGCTGGAATAGATGTCCTCGTAGTCAATGATGCACAAAGCTTTGACCAAGTCTATGAGTCTATTGAAATGATTGGACAGGCAACGGGAGAACATGATAAGGCAAAAGAAATCGTTGCGGATATGAAAACGAAGCTCAAGGATATTCAGGAAAAAGCCAAATCCGTAAAGGAAGAGGATAGGAAGACCGTTTTAGTGGAAGTTTCGCCTTCACCGGAAATATACACACCTGGAAAAAATACGTTCATGAATGAAATGCTTAATATTATTTCAGCGGATAATGCTGCTGCTGAATTGGACGGTTGGGCAAAAATTGATGAAGAGTCGATGATTGCTGCAAATCCGGATGTCATCATTACAACGTATGGTTATTATACGAAAGATTCAGTAAGTGAAGTGACGGCCCGAAAAGGATGGCAAGACGTAAATGCTGTTAAGAATGACCAAGTCTTTGATGTCCATTCAGACTTGGTGACCCGTTCCGGTCCACGTTTAATAGAGGGAGTAGAGGAACTTGCCAAATCAGTCTATCCGAACCAATTTGACAACTAAATGGGCGTTTGCTTATTTGATTGCGTTGTTAATTTTGTTATTCGCAATGACGATAGGCATTTCCTTTGGTTCGGTGCCAGTACCGGTTCCCGTACTTATGCAAATAATCGGCAAGGAGATTTTCCATTTGCCGATTTCTGCTGATCCGGATGTTATGCTTACGAATATCGTGATGAACATCCGCTTGCCGCGTGTGTTGCTTGCGGGTTTGGTCGGGGCATCACTTGCGATTGCGGGTGCGGCTTTTCAGGGACTGCTCCGGAACCCGCTCGCTGATCCTTACACATTGGGTATTTCATCAGGAGCATCGGTCGGCGCCGTATTGACAATATTCTTGAATATTTCACTGCCGTTCATCGGTTTATATACTCTTCCGGCACTGAGCATCTTATGCTCAGTGCTCACGATGCTTTGTGTACTGACGTTTGCAAAAAAAATGGATCGATCGATGAAAGTGGAAACGATCATTTTAACGGGGATCATTTTTAGCTCGTTTTTAAGTGCCTTCATTTCATTGATGATTGCGCTGACGGGTGATGAATTAAGACAAATCATCGGCTGGCTGATGGGAAGCGTTTCAATGCGCGGATGGAATTACATTGCAATCATTTTGCCGTTTTTTATCATTGGTTCATTGATCTTGATCATGAATACAAGTGAATTGAATGCGATGACTTTCGGGGAAGACCGGGCAAAACACTTAGGTGTGAATGTTAAGCGGCGGAAAATGTGGATCTTGATAGCCGGTTCGACATTGACAGGGGCAGCCGTTGCCGTTTCGGGGGCGATTGGCTTTGTAGGATTGGTCATTCCTCATTTTGTCCGAAAGATTTGGGGGCCTGACCATAAACATTTACTTCCGTTGTCATTGTTGATAGGAAGCGGATTCTTAATATTGGCGGATTTTGTGGCACGAACGATCATTGCCCCATCGGAACTGCCGATCGGGGTGATCACCTCACTTATCGGGGCACCTGCATTTGCGCTGATTTTATTAAAGAGACGGAGAGAAGGGTAAAAACGGATGCTTGAAGTAAGAGGGTTAACAGGTGGATATCATAACAAAGCTGTTTTGGACTCTGTCTCTTTTGATGTACATAAAGGGGAATTATTCGGGATTCTTGGTCCAAATGGCAGCGGGAAAACGACGCTTTTAAGCATGCTTAGCGGGGTGCTCGATTATAATGGCGGAAGCGTACGGATAAGAGGTAGGGATTTGAAGGATTATTCGTCAAAGCAACTTGCACAGGTCATTGCTGTGCTCCCTCAACATTCCTCATTAGCTTTCTCCTATTCAGTAAAAGAGACGGTCTCACTTGGGCGATATGCCCATCAATCAGGTTGGTTCCATAGTTGGTCCGCAGAAGATGAATCGATTGTCCAACGAGTTATGGAACAAACGGGAGTAGCTGATTTTCAGGATCTTCATTTTGAACGATTATCAGGAGGGGAGAGACAAAGGGTCTTGCTGGCACAGGCACTTGCTCAAGAGCCGGAAATCCTTTTTTTGGATGAACCTACGAACCACTTGGATCTTTCCTATCAAAAAGATCTTCTTGATCTAATGAGGAAAATGGCAAAAGAGCAGAAGTTGACCGTTATTTCAATTTTTCATGATTTGAATTTAGCAGGATTATATTGTGATCGGCTTATGTTGCTTGAGAAAGGGCAGATTCAGGTTGTTGATGTGCCGAACGAAGTGCTCCAACAGGAACGGATTCAGGATGTATATCATACGACGATCGAAAAACATCCACATCCCGCCCTTCCGAAACCACAGATGTTCATCGTTCCGGAAAAGCATGTCCATGATACTATCCCATTGGAAATCGATGGTTCTTATTTGACAGTCGGTCCTGAGATGATTCAATTGGATTCTCCGATCATGCTTAGAACGATGTCTTCTGGAGTGACTGGTTCAGGGACGGGCTGGCATAAATATTTTGTGAATAGGCACGTCCATCATGGCTATGATTGCGAGGACCATCATGTTGAAATGGCCGACTATTTAAAGACTCATGGTTTTGA
This window encodes:
- a CDS encoding FecCD family ABC transporter permease — encoded protein: MPNQSIRTNLTTKWAFAYLIALLILLFAMTIGISFGSVPVPVPVLMQIIGKEIFHLPISADPDVMLTNIVMNIRLPRVLLAGLVGASLAIAGAAFQGLLRNPLADPYTLGISSGASVGAVLTIFLNISLPFIGLYTLPALSILCSVLTMLCVLTFAKKMDRSMKVETIILTGIIFSSFLSAFISLMIALTGDELRQIIGWLMGSVSMRGWNYIAIILPFFIIGSLILIMNTSELNAMTFGEDRAKHLGVNVKRRKMWILIAGSTLTGAAVAVSGAIGFVGLVIPHFVRKIWGPDHKHLLPLSLLIGSGFLILADFVARTIIAPSELPIGVITSLIGAPAFALILLKRRREG
- a CDS encoding polysaccharide deacetylase family protein, with product MVALLGILILPGCSQGILEGIGTKTAAPIAEDDIEVVEAAENMTGQDLEEQIDTEDWITAESAVELPILMYHSISEGNGLRVPREEFQLQMAWLRENGYYTLSPEEAFLVLTENWLPSEKCVWLTFDDGYTDNYTEAFPILKENDMKATVFMIGKSIDKGHHLTENQMVEMSRNGISIESHTINHLELNRMTAKQQEAEMVQSKELFDRILDQDTTVLSYPVGRYNEESLRLSEEAGYKMAVTTEPGGALRDQGMHALHRVRISPGLSVEGFASLIENASNH
- a CDS encoding heme ABC transporter ATP-binding protein, which gives rise to MLEVRGLTGGYHNKAVLDSVSFDVHKGELFGILGPNGSGKTTLLSMLSGVLDYNGGSVRIRGRDLKDYSSKQLAQVIAVLPQHSSLAFSYSVKETVSLGRYAHQSGWFHSWSAEDESIVQRVMEQTGVADFQDLHFERLSGGERQRVLLAQALAQEPEILFLDEPTNHLDLSYQKDLLDLMRKMAKEQKLTVISIFHDLNLAGLYCDRLMLLEKGQIQVVDVPNEVLQQERIQDVYHTTIEKHPHPALPKPQMFIVPEKHVHDTIPLEIDGSYLTVGPEMIQLDSPIMLRTMSSGVTGSGTGWHKYFVNRHVHHGYDCEDHHVEMADYLKTHGFEPQETVGMMTAVYLDTVAFKLLRAEDFSVFIIVTAGVGNAIDASLADRHSWSSAPGTINTWIFVNGHLAEEAFIHSIVTATEAKVKALHDLHVMDKVTNTCATGTSTDSILIAATQRGAKLQYAGTITPLGKLISRGVYDCTVEALKNTRKRIEDL
- a CDS encoding ABC transporter substrate-binding protein, whose translation is MKMKKIFGLILLMLLTAGMMVGCSDATDEGKEKQQTNHAQHKAFPITIKDATGEKITIEQKPKKIVSLIPSNTEVVFALGLGKKVIGVSDNDNYPEETKEIEKVGGMEMNTELIVSMKPDLVLAHASSAHNSNEGLQQLKDAGIDVLVVNDAQSFDQVYESIEMIGQATGEHDKAKEIVADMKTKLKDIQEKAKSVKEEDRKTVLVEVSPSPEIYTPGKNTFMNEMLNIISADNAAAELDGWAKIDEESMIAANPDVIITTYGYYTKDSVSEVTARKGWQDVNAVKNDQVFDVHSDLVTRSGPRLIEGVEELAKSVYPNQFDN